In the genome of Phlebotomus papatasi isolate M1 chromosome 2, Ppap_2.1, whole genome shotgun sequence, one region contains:
- the LOC129802853 gene encoding probable G-protein coupled receptor Mth-like 14, whose product MTKLPMLILLLHQLLLSVVSAQNQTETSLNNITTTQNDIQTTTSIYHLNVTEESLDNSTISPEKASNDYEEKIAENIPPTCHNLKRLPTQPILTESSAIKKCCPKDENLIHTDRNNKQCQRTKHKFQPTIVNATFYEGCIEDEETESLNLPEKYENPCMNRESFIYSKHDGDLLYVLLNGSLLIVNEKFEWIEIRDEYCLDTDDNGVLSAIVCPDELGSSTPDAEVTYAQLIFLAICMLISIPCLLVTSFFYLAVDDLRTLHGKSLACHCLCLALRFILITIIQLHIAVQNLSNFSNYFIYMIQYFILAAFFWQFVMSVDIVINVWYYLPKNISPKGTLRGWIHFSIYSTLSMILPIVFIFAAISRHERETPYFLKGVHWDAYSNQNFYILPVIVLLCLCFCCFIGAYYGFQQLNELNIMAWLMKMNPIKKHDNEVHTTKLCTKEMEYVKHSAKSTFYMYCIQAICFIFEIISFYANGNNIILMFDTINALQGLLILTIFVCFPHTIKIIKSWWKDRGSHVVTETNIAESIPLRDISKNTNEHI is encoded by the exons aTGACAAAATTACCTATGCTAATACTACTACTTCATCAACTACTGTTGAGTGTTGTATCTGCTCAAAATCAAACAGAAACATCTCTTAATAATATCACAACAACACAAAATGATATACAAACCACCACTTCAATATATCACCTAAATGTTACCGAGGAAAGTCTAGATAATTCAACAATTTCCCCAGAAAAAGCATCCAATGACTATGAGGAGAAAATTGCTGAGAATATACCACCAACCTGCCATAACCTAAAG CGCCTTCCTACGCAACCAATCCTCACAGAATCATCAGCAATCAAGAAATGCTGTCCAAAGGATGAAAATCTCATTCACACCGATAGGAATAACAAACAATGCCAACGTACAAAACACAAATTTCAACCAACTATCGTCAATGCGACATTCTACGAGGGATGTATTGAGGATGAAGAGACAGAATCACTGAATTTgccggaaaaatatgaaaatccgTGCATGAATCGTGAATCATTCATTTACAGCAAACACGATGGTGATTTGCTGTATGTTCTGCTAAATGGATCGCTATTGATTGTAAATGAGAAATTTGAGTGGATTGAGATTCGTGACGAATACTGCTTGGACACTGATGACAATGGCGTACTGTCAGCAATTGTTTGTCCAGATGAACTGGGAAGTTCTACTCCCGATGCTGAAGTCACTTATGCACAGCTTATATTCTTAGCCATATGTATGCTTATATCCATTCCATGCCTTCTAGTCACATCTTTCTTCTACCTGGCTGTGGATGATCTAAGAACACTACATGGAAAATCCCTTGCATGCCACTGTCTTTGCTTAGCACTTCGCTTCATCCTCATCACAATTATTCAGCTTCACATTGCTGTGCAAAATCTATCGAATTTCTCCAATTACTTCATCTATATGATTCAATACTTTATTCTGGCCGCCTTCTTCTGGCAATTTGTCATGTCAGTGGACATTGTCAttaatgtctggtactatttgccgaAGAATATCTCACCAAAAGGAACCCTCCGTGGTTGGATACACTTCTCCATCTACTCGACCCTCTCAATGATCCTACCGATCGTTTTTATATTCGCGGCCATTTCACGTCACGAACGCGAAACACCCTATTTCCTCAAAGGAGTCCACTGGGATGCATATTCCAATCAAAATTTCTACATTCTTCCCGTCATCGTACTCCTGTGCCTCTGTTTCTGCTGCTTCATTGGTGCTTACTACGGATTTCAGCAACTCAATGAACTCAACATTATGGCATGGCTCATGAAGATGAACCCCATCAAGAAGCACGACAACGAAGTACACACAACCAAATTATGCACCAAAGAAATGGAATACGTCAAGCATTC AGCAAAATCAACTTTCTACATGTACTGCATCCAAGCAATTTGtttcattttcgaaataatatcTTTCTATGCCAATGGCAATAACATTATTCTAATGTTTGACACCATCAATGCTCTCCAAGGACTTCTAATCTTAACAATATTCGTCTGTTTTCCACACAcaataaaaatcatcaaaagCTGGTGGAAAGACCGCGGATCTCATGTGGTTACAGAGACGAATATCGCAGAGAGTATACCTCTGCGGGATATTAGTAAAAACACAAATgaacatatttaa